In Oreochromis niloticus isolate F11D_XX linkage group LG18, O_niloticus_UMD_NMBU, whole genome shotgun sequence, one genomic interval encodes:
- the LOC100693032 gene encoding C-X-C chemokine receptor type 4, which produces MSYYEHIVFEDYDNDTSSGSGSGELGVDLEEPCGVEHMTTTELQQVFLPVIYALIFILGITGNGLVVVVLGCQRRSKCSLTDWYRLHLSAADLLFVLALPFWAVDAALADWRFGAATCIGVHVIYTVNLYGSVLILAFISLDRYLAVVRATDTNTSGLRQLLAHKLVYVGAWLPAGLLAVPDLIFARTQEGGEGSTLCQRFYPEENAPLWVAVFHLQLVLVGLVIPGLVLLVCYCVIVTRLTRGPLGGQRQKRRAVRTTIALVLCFFVCWLPYGAGISVDALLRLEVLPRSCRLEAALGVWLSVAEPMAFAHCCLNPLLYAFLGAGFKNSARRALTLNRASSLKVLPRRRPGTSTTTESESSSLHSS; this is translated from the exons ATGTCCTACTATGAG CATATTGTCTTTGAGGATTACGACAATGACACCAGCTCTGGCTCTGGCTCTGGGGAACTTGGAGTGGATCTGGAGGAGCCCTGTGGTGTGGAGCACATGACAACGACTGAGCTTCAGCAAGTCTTCTTGCCTGTCATTTATGCCCTTATCTTCATTCTGGGCATCACTGGAAATGGCTTGGTTGTCGTAGTCCTAGGCTGCCAACGCAG GTCAAAATGCAGCCTCACAGACTGGTACCGCCTGCATCTCTCAGCTGCGGATCTCCTCTTCGTTCTGGCTCTGCCGTTCTGGGCGGTGGATGCAGCCTTGGCTGACTGGCGTTTCGGAGCTGCCACCTGCATTGGAGTGCATGTCATCTACACGGTCAACCTGTATGGCAGCGTGCTCATCCTGGCATTCATCAGCCTGGACCGCTACCTTGCGGTGGTCCGAGCCACAGACACCAACACCAGTGGGCTGAGGCAGCTGCTGGCTCACAAACTGGTGTATGTAG GTGCCTGGTTGCCCGCTGGCCTGCTGGCAGTGCCAGATTTGATATTTGCCCGCACTCAGGAAGGAGGAGAGGGGTCAACTCTATGCCAGAGATTCTACCCAGAAGAAAATGCTCCTCTCTGGGTTGCAGTCTTCCACCTCCAGCTTGTCCTGGTGGGTCTGGTGATCCCTGGACTGGTGCTCCTGGTGTGTTACTGCGTCATTGTTACCAGGCTGACCCGTGGCCCACTGGGGGGCCAGAGGCAGAAGCGACGGGCGGTCAGGACTACCATCGCGCTGGTGCTCTGCTTCTTCGTGTGTTGGCTCCCTTATGGAGCGGGCATTTCTGTGGACGCTCTGCTGCGGTTGGAAGTCCTGCCCCGCAGCTGCAGGCTGGAAGCTGCTTTAGGCGTGTGGCTGTCGGTGGCTGAGCCCATGGCGTTCGCTCACTGTTGCCTGAACCCGCTGCTGTACGCCTTCCTCGGGGCTGGGTTCAAGAATTCAGCCCGCAGAGCTCTCACTCTGAACCGGGCATCCAGTTTGAAGGTTTTACCACGAAGACGCCCCGGGACCTCAACAACTACAGAGTCCGAATCCTCCAGTTTACACTCCAGCTAG
- the mcm6 gene encoding DNA replication licensing factor MCM6 — MDVATATAETAGAMVKDELAEKCQKLFQAFLEEFQSGDGEVKYVREAEELIRPERNTLLVSFTDLEGFNQELATTIQEEYYRVYPYLCRAVRNFARDHGNVPLNKEFYVAIEDLPTRHKIRELSSMRIGSLVRISGQVVRTHPVHPELVSGTFLCMDCQAVIKDVSQQFKYSPPTICRNPVCNNRSRFHLDTHKSKFIDFQKVRIQETQAELPRGSIPRSLEIILRAEAVETAQAGDRCDFTGTLIVVPDVSQLSTPGVRAETSTRVAGGPQGFESEGLRGLKALGVRELSYRLAFLACNVAPTNPRFGGKELREEEQTAESIKSQMTEKEWEKVFEMSQDKNLYHNLCTSLFPTIHGNDEVKRGILLMLFGGVPKTTMEGTSLRGDINVCVVGDPSTAKSQFLKHVEEFSPRAVYTSGKASSAAGLTAAVVRDEESHEFVIEAGALMLADNGVCCIDEFDKMDLKDQVAIHEAMEQQTISITKAGVKATLNARTSILAAANPVSGRYDRSKSLKQNVNLTAPIMSRFDLFFILVDECNEVTDYAIARRIVDLHSRVEESVDRLYSLDEIRRYLLFARQFKPKISSESEEFIVEQYKRLRQRDGSGGVSKSAWRITVRQLESMIRLSEAMARMHCCDEVQPKHVKEAFRLLNKSIIRVETPDINLEQEDEMEEEEEQQEEGNVPNGVNGNVDGVDGLTNGINGHADGVNGHGEPGSQSKPSLRLSFAEYKRISNLLVLHLRRAEDAEEEEDLKKSAVVNWYLKEIESEIDSEEELINKKGLIEKVIHRLVHYDHILIQLSQAGLKGSESASTEEESVLVVNPNYILED, encoded by the exons ATGGATGTCGCCACAGCCACCGCGGAGACTGCCGGGGCGATGGTGAAGGACGAGCTGGCCGAGAAGTGCCAGAAGTTATTCCAGGCTTTCTTAGAGGA ATTTCAGAGCGGGGATGGGGAGGTGAAGTATGTCCGGGAGGCCGAGGAGCTGATCAGGCCTGAGAGGAACACCCTACTGGTGAGCTTCACCGACTTGGAGGGCTTCAACCAGGAACTGGCTACCACCATCCAGGAGGAGTACTACAG AGTGTATCCCTACCTATGCAGAGCAGTGCGCAACTTTGCTCGGGATCACGGGAACGTTCCTCTCAACAAAGAGTTCTACGTCGCTATCGAGGATCTGCCCACCAGACACAA GATCCGTGAGTTGTCCTCCATGCGTATTGGCAGCCTGGTGAGAATCAGCGGTCAGGTGGTGAGAACGCACCCAGTCCATCCTGAGCTG GTGAGCGGTACCTTCCTGTGCATGGACTGCCAGGCAGTGATCAAAGATGTCTCTCAGCAGTTCAAAtactctcctccgaccatctgcAGGAACCCCGTGTGCAACAACCGCTCCCGCTTCCACCTCGACACGCACAAATCCAAGTTCATCGACTTTCAGAAG GTGCGTATCCAGGAGACACAGGCGGAGCTGCCCCGTGGTTCGATCCCACGCTCTCTTGAGATCATCCTGAGGGCAGAGGCTGTGGAGACGGCTCAGGCTGGAGACCGCTGTGACTTCACTGGGACCCTGATTGTCGTGCCGGATGTCTCACAGCTCAGCACACCtg GTGTGCGAGCAGAGACCAGTACCCGTGTAGCAGGAGGTCCTCAGGGCTTTGAGTCTGAGGGTCTGAGAGGACTGAAAGCTCTGGGAGTCAGAGAGCTGTCATACAGGCTGGCCTTCCTGGCCTGCAACGTGGCGCCCACCAACCCACGG TTTGGCGGTAAAGAGCTGCGGGAGGAGGAGCAGACAGCTGAAAGCATTAAGAGCCAGATGACGGAGAAGGAGTGGGAGAAGGTTTTTGAGATGAGCCAGGACAAGAACCTGTACCACAACCTGTGCACCAGCCTCTTCCCAACCATCCACG GTAACGATGAGGTGAAGCGCGGCATCCTGCTGATGCTTTTTGGAGGCGTTCCCAAGACGACCATGGAAGGGACCTCGCTCAGAGGAGACATCAACGTGTGCGTTGTGGGAGATCCAAGTACTGCCAAGAGCCAGTTCCTCAA GCACGTGGAGGAGTTCAGTCCCAGAGCGGTGTACACCAGCGGCAAGGCCAGCAGCGCCGCAGGTCTGACGGCGGCCGTGGTCCGAGACGAGGAGTCGCACGAGTTTGTCATCGAGGCTGGAGCTCTGATGCTCGCCGACAAC GGTGTTTGCTGTATTGATGAGTTTGATAAGATGGACCTCAAAGACCAGGTGGCCATCCATGAAGCCATGGAGCAGCAGACCATCAGCATCACCAAAGCCGGAGTCAAG GCTACCCTGAACGCTCGCACATCCATCCTGGCTGCTGCTAACCCTGTCAGCGGACGCTACGACCGCAGCAAGAGTCTGAAGCAGAACGTCAACCTGACCGCTCCCATTATGAGCCGCTTTGATCTCTTCTTCATCCTGGTGGACGAGTGCAATGAG GTGACAGACTACGCCATCGCCAGACGCATCGTGGATCTGCACTCCCGTGTGGAGGAGTCGGTGGACAGACTGTACTCTCTGGATGAGATCCGCAGATACCTGCTCTTCGCCAGGCAGTTCAAACCCAAG ATCTCCAGCGAATCAGAAGAGTTCATCGTCGAGCAGTACAAGCGTCTCCGCCAGCGTGACGGCTCTGGGGGTGTGTCCAAATCTGCCTGGAGGATAACTGTGCGACAGCTGGAGAGCATGATCCGCCTCTCAGAGGCCATGGCACGTATGCACTGCTGTGATGAG GTTCAGCCCAAACACGTGAAGGAAGCATTccgtcttctgaacaaatctaTCATCAGAGTGGAGACACCAGACATCAACCTGGAACAGGAGGATGaaatggaggaagaggaggagcagcaggaaGAAG GTAACGTCCCGAATGGAGTAAATGGAAACGTGGATGGTGTCGATGGCCTTACTAATGGAATTAATGGACACGCTGACGGTGTCAATGGCCACGGCGAGCCTGGGAGCCAGTCCAAACCATCTCTTCGTCTGTCTTTCGCCGAGTACAAACGCATCTCCAACCTGCTCGTCCTGCATCTGCGCAGAGCAGAGGATG ctgaggaagaggaggatctGAAGAAAAGTGCAGTGGTCAACTGGTATCTGAAGGAGATCGAGTCAGAGATCGACTCTGAGGAGGAGCTCATCAATAAGAAGGGGCTGATAGAGAAGGTCATCCACAGGCTGGTGCACTAT GATCACATCCTCATCCAGCTGTCTCAGGCCGGACTGAAGGGCTCAGAGTCTGCGAGCACAGAAGAGGAATCTGTTCTGGTTGTAAACCCCAACTACATCCTGGAAGACTAA
- the si:ch73-71c20.5 gene encoding uncharacterized protein si:ch73-71c20.5 yields the protein MPSCNYSTNMAASTLNTVRTTLKGMYLFSGRWVLRQSSQSRAVCPSLRLHVFPAACSRMEAQRSEQTQSTDRGRAQEEVEEPEGPEYIPKRKAKNPMVKIGFAWIIGLPTGIISFFLAKRQVDKNRLKQLKIRQRMKRSNEGEYEGSRYRHHAVDVKLDR from the exons ATGCCCAGTTGCAATTACTCAACAAACATGGCGGCGTCCACACTGAATACAGTCCGGACAACACTGAAAG GTATGTACCTTTTCTCCGGCCGGTGGGTGCTCAGACAAAGCAGTCAAAGCCGGGCCGTGTGTCCGAGCCTGCGGCTGCACGTCTTCCCTGCTGCCTGCTCCAGGATGGAGGCGCAGAGGAGCGAGCAGACCCAGAGCACAGACAGAGGCAGAGcccaggaggaggtggaggaaccAGAGGGTCCTGAATACATCCCCAAGAGAAAAGCCAAGAACCCTATGGTGAAAATCGGCTTTGCCTG GATAATCGGTCTCCCCACAGGAATAATTAGCTTCTTCCTGGCTAAGAGACAAGTGGacaaaaacagactgaaacagttAAAGATCAGACAGAGGATGAAAAGATCAAATGAAGGCGAATACGAAGGGAGTCGCTACCGCCATCATGCAGTGGATGTTAAACTGGACCGGTAA